The DNA sequence AATCTAAATTATATGGTAATTTTAAATTTTCATTAATTTTATTTTTTTCTACTTCATTCATTTGGCGAAGAATATAACCCTCATATTGTAATTGTATTTTAAGTTGTTTTTTGATATCTTCTTGATAAATTTCTGTGTTATATAAATTTTTACCATCAATTCCTTTTAATGATATTAATGTATTATAATTAATATTAGGCCAAGTTAATAAATTAGATAAAGAATATTCGTGTTTTATTTTTTTTCCTAATACACGTTCAGATTCTCCTGTATCAAGGATATTAGGATTAATCCATGTGTCTTTTAAGCGCTGTAATTCTTTTGTAATTATTTCCCTTTTTTTTTCAAATATTTTCCATTGTTTATAACTAACGCATCCTAGTTTCCAACCTATTTCCGTAAGACGTAAATCCGCATTATCTTCTCGTAAATTTAGGCGATATTCTGCTCGGCTAGTAAACATACGATAAGGTTCTTGAATGCCCTTAGTAATTAAATCATCAACTAATACACCTAAATATGCTTGATCACGACTAGGTGTCCAGGGTTCACGTTCTTGAGCAAATAAAGCCGCATTTAATCCCGCTAATAGACCTTGAGATGCCGCTTCTTCATATCCAGTAGTACCATTTATTTGTCCAGCAAAAAATAAACCATGAATTTGTTTAGTTTCTAGTGATGATTTTAAATTACATGGATCAAAATAATCATATTCTATTGCATATCCTGGTCGTAGAATATTAGCATTTTTCATTCCATCTATTGATTGCACTAATTCTATTTGAGTATAAAAAGGAAGACTAGTTGAGATTCCATTTGGGTAATATTCATTAATAATAAGACCTTCTGGTTCTAAAAATATATGATGAGATTTTTTTTGTGGAAAACGATATATTTTATCTTCAATAGACGGACAATAACGCGGACCAATTGCTTCTATTTTTCCTGAAAAAATTGGGCTATTTTTAAATTCAGAGCGAATAATATCATGTGTTTTTTCATTAGTATGAGTAATAAAACATAATAATTGTTTTGGATGTAATTTAATATTTCCAAGTACAGAAAATATTGGAACGGGGTTAGAGTCCCCTATTTGTTTTTCCATTTTTGAAAAATCAATAGTTCGTTTATCAATTCGGGGCGGTGTACCAGTTTTTAATCGACCTTGAGATAATTGTAGTTCTTTTAAGCGTTTTGCTAATGAAGTGGCTGAAAAATCTCCAAAACGACCGGCAGAATAACTTTTTAAACCAATATGAATTTTTCCATTAAGAAATGTACCGGTAGTTAAAATTACTGTTTTGCTAAAAAATTTTATACCAATTTTAGTAATAACACCCAAAATTTTATTTACTTTAATTATTAAGTCATCAACCTCTTCTTGAAATAAATAAAGATTTGATTGGTTCTCTAAATAAAAGCGTATAGCTTGTTTATATAAAGTTCTATCTACTTGTGCGCGAGTTGATCTTACTGCGGCTCCTTTTGACGAATTTAAAATCCGAAATTGAATTCCTGATTTATCAGTCGCAATTGCCATTATTCCTCCCATGGCATCTATCTCTTTAACTAAATGACTTTTACCTATTCCACCAATTGATGGATTACAAGACATTTGTCCTATTGTATCAATATTATGAGATAACAATAAAGTTTTTTGACCCATACGCGCGGAAACAAGAGCAGCTTCCGTCCCCGCGTGTCCTCCGCCAACAACAATTACATCGAATTTTGATTTAAATAACATAAAAATAAATAAATTTAATTTTAAAAATTTTATTTTTTTACAAGAATATTTTATTCTTGTATATAGAATATTTATTAATTATAAAATATTTTTAAAAAAAATATATAATAGAATAAAATATATATTTTACAAATTTTAAAATTTATAAAATTGGATTTTTCAATGAAACGCACTTATCAACCTTCTATTATATGCCGTAAACGTACACATGGATTTCGTTCACGAATTACAACTCGTACTGGTCGTATTATTATTAATTCACGTAGACGTAAGGGTCGAAAAAGATTAACGATATAAAAATATAACAAAATATGTTTTGTAAAATTTTATAAATTATTTAAATTGATAAATTCTAAAAATTTTTCCAATTCTTACGAAAGAGAAAAAAGAATTATTAAAAAAAAAGATTTTTCTGCTATATTACGTTTACGTCCAATTAATAAAACTTCACATTTTTCTTTGTATATACGGTCTAATCAATCTAGAAAAAATCGTTTTGGAATTATAGTTGCGAAACGATTTGTTCCGCGTTCTGTTACTCGTAGTACTATTAAAAGGATTGCTCGAGAATTATTTAGACATAGTTTTTTTTTTCCTTATATTGATTGTGTTGTTCGTTTATATAAACCAATAAATATTAAAAGTGACCCCGCTACTACTACTATGTTAAAATATTTGTTAAGATCTGAATTACGAGAATTATTGAAAATTAATGATTTAATTAATAAAATTACTTTAAATTTTAATTATATAATTAAAAATTAATTTAATAATAAAATATTATTACAATTTTTTCTATTAAAGAAATATAATATTATTATAATTTAAAGTATTTTATTTATATTTATAAAAATATTTTTATTGTATATTTCTAATAAATAATTCATTATAATTCATTCATATAAGTGTATTAATTAATGGACGTTAAACGTATTATTTTATGGATTATATTTTTTTTTTCTTTATTAATGATTTTTAATAGTTGGATAAATTTTAATAATAATAAATCTTTTTTTTTTCAAAATATAATAAAAAAAACAACTTTATTAAATAAATACGATATTAAAAAATCCTCTATTATTCATAATAAAAAACAAAAAATATTTTCAGAAAAAAAATTTATAAAAAAAAATTGTAATGTAAAAAGAAAAATTATTACAATTACTACTGATATTATTAAAGCTGATATTGATACTATAGGTGGAACTTTGAGAAAATTAGAATTATTGAAATATAAGGACTCAAATAATTCTATAAATAATTTTAAATTATTTAATTGCACATCAAATAATATTTATTTAGCTAAATCTAGTTTATTGAATAAAGAATTACCTAATTCTAATTCAGAATTTATTGCTTTACCAGGAAAACGTACATTAGGTAATGATGATTGTATAAAATTAATTCTTGAATCAAAAAAAAATGATATTAAATTAACAAAAACCTATATTTTTAGACGTGGTGATTATAAAATTGATATAATACATACTATTACTAATTATAGTAATAAATCAGTTATACCATTATTACAAATGGAATTGATTCGTGATGGTAATATTCCAGATGGAGAATCATATTTTTGTCGTACTTTTACTGGTTTAGCTGCATATAATAATATTGATAAATTTAAAAAAATAGCATTTAAAGATATTGAAGATTCCAAAAGATTATATTTAAATCAATCTCATGATGGCTGGATTGCAATAGTGCAACATTATTTTGTTTCAGCAATTATCCCTCCTAATGGAATGAAGCGTGAAGTATTTATTAAAAAAATATCTAATAATCTTTATAAAATTAATTCTATATTAGAAATAAATAAAATTTCTCCTAATTCTAAAGTTAATATTAAATCTTATTTATATTCTGGACCGCAAATATCCGACATGTTATTAAAAACTGATCCTAATTTAGATTTAGTAAAAGATTATGGCTGGTTAACTATTTTTTCTAAACTAGTTTTTAAGTTAATGGTATATATTCATACAATTTTTAATAATTGGGGATGGTCTATTATTTTTTTAACTATATTGATAAAATTAATATTTTTTCCATTATCAGCGGTAAGTTATAAAAATATGCTTAAAATGAAATTATTATCACCAAAAATACAAGAAATACGTGA is a window from the Candidatus Profftella armatura (Diaphorina cf. continua) genome containing:
- the mnmG gene encoding tRNA uridine-5-carboxymethylaminomethyl(34) synthesis enzyme MnmG; translation: MLFKSKFDVIVVGGGHAGTEAALVSARMGQKTLLLSHNIDTIGQMSCNPSIGGIGKSHLVKEIDAMGGIMAIATDKSGIQFRILNSSKGAAVRSTRAQVDRTLYKQAIRFYLENQSNLYLFQEEVDDLIIKVNKILGVITKIGIKFFSKTVILTTGTFLNGKIHIGLKSYSAGRFGDFSATSLAKRLKELQLSQGRLKTGTPPRIDKRTIDFSKMEKQIGDSNPVPIFSVLGNIKLHPKQLLCFITHTNEKTHDIIRSEFKNSPIFSGKIEAIGPRYCPSIEDKIYRFPQKKSHHIFLEPEGLIINEYYPNGISTSLPFYTQIELVQSIDGMKNANILRPGYAIEYDYFDPCNLKSSLETKQIHGLFFAGQINGTTGYEEAASQGLLAGLNAALFAQEREPWTPSRDQAYLGVLVDDLITKGIQEPYRMFTSRAEYRLNLREDNADLRLTEIGWKLGCVSYKQWKIFEKKREIITKELQRLKDTWINPNILDTGESERVLGKKIKHEYSLSNLLTWPNINYNTLISLKGIDGKNLYNTEIYQEDIKKQLKIQLQYEGYILRQMNEVEKNKINENLKLPYNLDYMQIQSLSMEVRQKLNKYKPETIGQASRISGITPAALTLLLIYLKSGFLKNFIKK
- the rpmH gene encoding 50S ribosomal protein L34 gives rise to the protein MKRTYQPSIICRKRTHGFRSRITTRTGRIIINSRRRKGRKRLTI
- the rnpA gene encoding ribonuclease P protein component, with translation MINSKNFSNSYEREKRIIKKKDFSAILRLRPINKTSHFSLYIRSNQSRKNRFGIIVAKRFVPRSVTRSTIKRIARELFRHSFFFPYIDCVVRLYKPINIKSDPATTTMLKYLLRSELRELLKINDLINKITLNFNYIIKN
- the yidC gene encoding membrane protein insertase YidC — its product is MDVKRIILWIIFFFSLLMIFNSWINFNNNKSFFFQNIIKKTTLLNKYDIKKSSIIHNKKQKIFSEKKFIKKNCNVKRKIITITTDIIKADIDTIGGTLRKLELLKYKDSNNSINNFKLFNCTSNNIYLAKSSLLNKELPNSNSEFIALPGKRTLGNDDCIKLILESKKNDIKLTKTYIFRRGDYKIDIIHTITNYSNKSVIPLLQMELIRDGNIPDGESYFCRTFTGLAAYNNIDKFKKIAFKDIEDSKRLYLNQSHDGWIAIVQHYFVSAIIPPNGMKREVFIKKISNNLYKINSILEINKISPNSKVNIKSYLYSGPQISDMLLKTDPNLDLVKDYGWLTIFSKLVFKLMVYIHTIFNNWGWSIIFLTILIKLIFFPLSAVSYKNMLKMKLLSPKIQEIRDRHKKNIKKANEEIVYLYKKEKINPFSSIFPVIIQVPIFISLYSVLLNSIEIRNAPWLGWIHDLSSPDKFYILPLFMMISMMIQNHFNSQSLNPIQNIISKFVPIIFSIVFFFFPSGLVLYWLINNTLTIIQQWIINRN